From Methanosarcina lacustris Z-7289, one genomic window encodes:
- the ribB gene encoding 3,4-dihydroxy-2-butanone-4-phosphate synthase: MSESTTYECMKYRNEGINRALEALRNGKMIQIYDSDTREGETDLVIPAKAVTYKDVKWMRKDAGGLICVAVDPVASKQLRLPLMADIVREASKTSESLGDVVEKDGDLKYDSHSSFSIWVNHRDTRTGIPDLERALTIRKIGEITEKSLSGDGVRFGNEFRTPGHVALLRAAERLLDERMGQTELSVALARMAGITPAMVVCEMLDDENGKALSKENSKEYGKEHGLVFLEGQEIVEAYLQWTGARC; the protein is encoded by the coding sequence ATGAGCGAGAGCACGACATACGAATGCATGAAGTACAGGAATGAGGGTATCAACAGGGCACTGGAAGCCCTGCGTAACGGAAAAATGATTCAGATCTATGACTCGGACACCAGGGAAGGAGAAACAGATCTTGTGATCCCTGCAAAGGCTGTTACTTACAAAGACGTTAAGTGGATGCGGAAAGACGCAGGAGGGCTTATCTGTGTGGCAGTAGATCCGGTGGCATCAAAGCAGCTCAGGCTTCCTTTAATGGCAGACATTGTCCGGGAAGCCAGTAAAACAAGTGAATCCCTCGGAGATGTTGTTGAAAAAGACGGGGACCTTAAGTACGATTCACATTCCTCTTTTTCCATCTGGGTCAACCACAGGGATACAAGAACCGGAATCCCTGATCTTGAAAGAGCCCTTACAATCCGAAAAATCGGGGAAATCACGGAAAAATCCCTCTCCGGAGACGGAGTCCGTTTTGGAAACGAGTTCAGGACTCCCGGGCATGTGGCTCTCCTCAGGGCTGCCGAAAGGCTTCTCGATGAGCGCATGGGTCAGACCGAGCTTTCAGTTGCACTTGCCCGGATGGCAGGAATCACCCCTGCAATGGTTGTCTGTGAGATGCTGGATGACGAGAATGGGAAAGCCCTTTCAAAAGAAAACTCAAAAGAGTACGGCAAAGAACACGGGCTTGTCTTCCTTGAAGGGCAGGAAATAGTTGAAGCCTATCTGCAGTGGACAGGCGCAAGGTGCTAA